In Corvus moneduloides isolate bCorMon1 chromosome 3, bCorMon1.pri, whole genome shotgun sequence, one DNA window encodes the following:
- the IFNGR1 gene encoding interferon gamma receptor 1 yields MWVPLSLLALAALLGPRRSAASQGEQPPAVPSPTEIVVTSENFKTVLHWQYPSVPETPRFIVEIKPYNLGYYKNVSTCVNTSAHFCDLSEEICDPYLSHWLRVKAFVGSQQSEYVEANEFILQRHGKIGPPKLNLSRHGDKIVVDIYHPEFPLSCIEDIYSRLEYLVSARNSKNETEEFYEDNCTMHKCSLKIPVPNESSTYCVSAEGRFDDLMVGTPSEESCIPVPLKQTLSIHFIIILCVVIGTLTIIAMVYCGCKKLRKRNIKLPKSLVNVMRNLSTGALLGPKSEGKYISVISFPSGHSELPVNGEVTLLEIEPEEETVSPVTSCDGDPSVPSPEAPPKVEEVPVQESTEEVSSDADEQNCKVKESYFISGSSQMDTCSKSSGAEISTTETQQTVIPSSCFKFSGYDKPHVPLDVLMIDVGEEQPVNAYRPTE; encoded by the exons ATGTGGGTGCCGTTGTCCCTCCTGGCTCTCGCGGCGCTGCTGGGGCCGCGCCGGAGCGCGGCTTCCCAGGGGGAGCAGCCGCCCGCAG TGCCTTCACCAACAGAGATTGTAGTAACATCCGaaaatttcaaaacagttttgcaTTGGCAGTACCCATCTGTGCCTGAAACGCCTCGTTTTATTGTGGAAATCAAGCCTTACAA TTTAGGTTACTATAAGAACGTCTCAACCTGTGTGAACACTTCAGCTCATTTTTGTGATCTCTCAGAGGAAATATGTGACCCTTATTTATCTCACTGGCTTCGAGTTAAAGCTTTTGTTGGGTCACAACAGTCTGAATATGTCGAGGCAAATGAGTTTATTTTGCAAAGGCATG GAAAAATAGGACCGCCAAAACTGAATCTCTCAAGACATGGTGATAAAATCGTGGTTGATATTTACCATCCTGAATTCCCTCTTTCTTGTATTGAAGACATTTATTCAAGGCTTGAGTACTTGGTGAGTGCTCGGAATAGTAAAAATGAG ACTGAAGAGTTCTACGAGGACAACTGTACAATGCATAAGTGTAGCCTCAAAATCCCAGTTCCTAATGAAAGTTCCACATACTGTGTTTCAGCAGAAGGACGTTTTGATGATCTGATGGTTGGCACTCCATCAGAGGAAAGCTGCATTCCTGTTCCTCTCAAGCAGACACTGA GTATACATTTTATCATCATTCTGTGTGTTGTTATTGGGACCTTGACTATAATAGCAATGGTATACTGTGGCTGCAAGAAACTAAGGAAAAGGAACATAAAGCTGCCTAAGTCTTTG GTCAATGTGATGAGAAATCTGAGCACAGGTGCCTTACTGGGACCAAAATCAGAGGGGAAGTATATATCCGTAATTAGCTTCCCATCAGGTCACTCGGAGTTGCCAGTGAATGGTGAAGTAACATTGCTGGAGATAGAGCCAGAAGAAGAAACTGTTAGTCCTGTGACTTCCTGTGACGGAGACCCTTCTGTCCCTTCCCCAGAGGCACCACCCAAGGTAGAAGAGGTGCCTGTGCAGGAAAGCACAGAGGAGGTATCTTCTGATGCTGATGAACAAAATTGTAAAGTAAAAGAGAGTTACTTCATTTCTGGCAGTAGCCAAATGGATACATGCAGTAAGTCTTCAGGGGCAGAGATTTCTaccacagaaacacagcaaacagTCATCCCAAGCAGCTGCTTCAAGTTTTCTGGCTATGACAAGCCTCATGTTCCATTAGATGTGTTAATGATAGATGTTGGTGAAGAACAGCCTGTGAATGCTTACAGGCCAACTGAGTAA